Proteins encoded in a region of the Zea mays cultivar B73 chromosome 2, Zm-B73-REFERENCE-NAM-5.0, whole genome shotgun sequence genome:
- the LOC103649504 gene encoding transcription factor JUNGBRUNNEN 1, with the protein MMAGGDHEEGEEVVLVVGDEEEEEEEDVLPGFRFHPTDEELVTFYLRRKVAGKRLSIEIIRDFDIYKHDPWDLPKSSSISGEKEWYFFCLRGRKYRNSIRPNRVTGTGSGFWKATGIDRPVHSSGRAGGGPVVVVGLKKSLVFYRGSAGKGTKTEWMMHEFRLPPRADDTAHATPASEREAEVWTVCRVFRRNFTYKKHPQQQQQQQQMAAGGSEVSAGAGAATVAQPGESSSVTGGVESDTGDEYTNTIR; encoded by the exons ATGATGGCCGGCGGTGACCATGAagaaggagaggaagtggtgcttGTTGTGGgagacgaggaggaggaggaggaggaagacgtgCTTCCTGGGTTCCGGTTCCACCCCACCGACGAGGAGCtggtcaccttctacctccgccgGAAGGTGGCCGGGAAGCGCCTCAGCATCGAGATCATCAGGGACTTCGACATCTACAAGCACGACCCGTGGGACCTTCCAA AGTCGAGCTCGATCTCGGGGGAGAAGGAGTGGTACTTCTTCTGCCTGCGGGGGAGGAAGTACAGGAACAGCATCAGGCCCAACAGGGTGACAGGCACCGGCTCCGGCTTCTGGAAGGCCACCGGCATCGACCGGCCCGTCCACTCATCCGGCCGCGCCGGCGGCGgccccgtcgtcgtcgtcgggctcaAGAAGTCGCTCGTGTTCTACCGCGGCAGCGCCGGCAAGGGCACCAAGACGGAGTGGATGATGCACGAGTTCCGCCTCCCGCCGCGCGCTGACGACACCGCCCACGCCACGCCCGCCAGCGAGCGAGAGGCAGAGGTGTGGACCGTCTGCCGGGTCTTCAGGAGGAACTTCACCTACAAGAAAcacccccagcagcagcagcagcagcagcagatggCTGCAGGCGGCAGCGAGGTgtccgccggcgccggcgcggcCACCGTCGCGCAGCCCGGCGAGTCGAGCTCCGTCACCGGCGGCGTCGAATCGGACACCGGGGACGAGTACACTAATACGATCCGGTGA
- the LOC100192518 gene encoding uncharacterized protein isoform X2 → MASNRSSSTVVGEMQSRLDRVRRQLSSTSTRHLLQGPLLKRSDTLRKWNERWVILDPATGKIEYKVNRSDKDVRGVVVFDSTSTVTLSPTNFHGLAKYDGCCFCIHTVILELHRKRNTFFVQKLPALQEHGATQLVLQAHKEAVNSLGENGPAKLGTVATVVAVANATAIEATKEVEAAMKISLRAALGSTTHKLTKGQLDDLTIMMETLRVKDDELHQLLQDIRARDSTINEIADKLQETAEAAETAASAARSIDEERRFFTLELERLKQDHEKQVEASLLRLRESEEKAKLLVEERDRLLTERDSALQEAQMWRSELGKARGNAVILEAAVVRAEEKARVSAADADIRIKEAMNRLESATKEKEDLLALVDALQSQIQRQETSTIQVCEESSELCSTASKHMEDDNVDKACVSDPDSVPVTENVVELDDEGVDIPTVGDTEWDDPRSSEVSDVREVTTEPEENSLDIPVDT, encoded by the exons ATGGCCTCGAACAGGAGCAGCAGCACG GTTGTGGGCGAGATGCAGAGCAGATTGGACCGGGTGCGGCGCCAGCTCTCCTCCACCTccacccgccacctcctccagggcCCTCTCTTGAAGCGGTCCGACACG CTAAGAAAGTGGAATGAGCGCTGGGTCATCCTTGATCCAGCAACTGGAAAGATAGAATACAA GGTCAATAGGAGTGACAAAGATGTTAGGGGAGTAGTCGTGTTCGATTCAACAAGCACAGTGACTTTGTCGCCTACGAACTTTCA TGGACTGGCAAAATACGATGGATGCTGTTTCTGTATCCATACGGTG ATATTGGAACTCCACAGAAAAAGGAATACTTTCTTTGTGCAGAAACTCCCAGCGCTGCAAGAGCATGG TGCGACTCAGTTGGTGCTACAGGCTCATAAGGAGGCCGTGAATTCATTGGGTGAGAATGGTCCTGCAAAATTGGGAACAGTTGCAACTGTTGTGGCTGTAGCCAATGCCACTGCAATTGAAGCAACAAAGGAGGTAGAAGCCGCAATGAAGATTTCCCTACGGGCAGCTTTGGGCTCAACTACACATAAACTTACCAAAGGTCAATTAGATGATCTCACAATAATGATG GAGACCCTTCGAGTTAAAGACGACGAACTACACCAATTATTGCAGGATATTCGTGCACGCGATTCTACCATCAATGAAATTGCGGATAAATTACAGGAGACTGCAGAAGCAGCTGAAACAGCTGCTTCTGCAGCACGTTCAATTGATGAAGAGAGAAGATTTTTTACGTTAGAACTTGAACGGCTGAAACAAGACCACGAGAAACAAGTTGAAGCATCTTTGCTTAGG TTAAGGGAATCGGAGGAGAAAGCAAAGCTTCTTGTTGAAGAGAGAGATCGCTTGCTTACAGAGAGAGATTCCGCTCTTCAAGAAGCTCAGATGTGGCGCTCGGAGCTAGGAAAAGCTAGAGGAAACGCTGTAATTCTAGAAGCGGCTGTTGTCAGAGCCGAAGAGAAAGCTAGGGTCTCAGCAGCAGATGCTGACATCCGCATAAAAGAAGCCATGAACCGACTTGAGTCTGCCACCAAAGAAAAGGAGGATCTCCTAGCCCTTGTGGATGCTCTACAATCCCAAATACAAAG GCAAGAGACTAGCACGATACAGGTCTGCGAAGAGAGCTCGGAACTCTGCTCGACTGCCTCGAAGCACATGGAGGATGATAACGTTGACAAAGCTTGCGTAAGCGATCCGGATTCAGTACCGGTTACGGAGAACGTTGTTGAGTTGGACGACGAGGGAGTCGACATCCCTACGGTCGGGGACACCGAATGGGACGATCCCCGTTCTTCCGAAGTGTCTGATGTAAGGGAAGTAACCACAGAACCCGAAGAAAACAGCTTGGATATTCCTGTCGATACTTGA
- the LOC100192518 gene encoding uncharacterized protein isoform X1, whose amino-acid sequence MASNRSSSTVVGEMQSRLDRVRRQLSSTSTRHLLQGPLLKRSDTLRKWNERWVILDPATGKIEYKVNRSDKDVRGVVVFDSTSTVTLSPTNFHGLAKYDGCCFYIGTPQKKEYFLCAETPSAARAWVSTLHATQLVLQAHKEAVNSLGENGPAKLGTVATVVAVANATAIEATKEVEAAMKISLRAALGSTTHKLTKGQLDDLTIMMETLRVKDDELHQLLQDIRARDSTINEIADKLQETAEAAETAASAARSIDEERRFFTLELERLKQDHEKQVEASLLRLRESEEKAKLLVEERDRLLTERDSALQEAQMWRSELGKARGNAVILEAAVVRAEEKARVSAADADIRIKEAMNRLESATKEKEDLLALVDALQSQIQRQETSTIQVCEESSELCSTASKHMEDDNVDKACVSDPDSVPVTENVVELDDEGVDIPTVGDTEWDDPRSSEVSDVREVTTEPEENSLDIPVDT is encoded by the exons ATGGCCTCGAACAGGAGCAGCAGCACG GTTGTGGGCGAGATGCAGAGCAGATTGGACCGGGTGCGGCGCCAGCTCTCCTCCACCTccacccgccacctcctccagggcCCTCTCTTGAAGCGGTCCGACACG CTAAGAAAGTGGAATGAGCGCTGGGTCATCCTTGATCCAGCAACTGGAAAGATAGAATACAA GGTCAATAGGAGTGACAAAGATGTTAGGGGAGTAGTCGTGTTCGATTCAACAAGCACAGTGACTTTGTCGCCTACGAACTTTCA TGGACTGGCAAAATACGATGGATGCTGTTTCT ATATTGGAACTCCACAGAAAAAGGAATACTTTCTTTGTGCAGAAACTCCCAGCGCTGCAAGAGCATGGGTATCCACTTTACA TGCGACTCAGTTGGTGCTACAGGCTCATAAGGAGGCCGTGAATTCATTGGGTGAGAATGGTCCTGCAAAATTGGGAACAGTTGCAACTGTTGTGGCTGTAGCCAATGCCACTGCAATTGAAGCAACAAAGGAGGTAGAAGCCGCAATGAAGATTTCCCTACGGGCAGCTTTGGGCTCAACTACACATAAACTTACCAAAGGTCAATTAGATGATCTCACAATAATGATG GAGACCCTTCGAGTTAAAGACGACGAACTACACCAATTATTGCAGGATATTCGTGCACGCGATTCTACCATCAATGAAATTGCGGATAAATTACAGGAGACTGCAGAAGCAGCTGAAACAGCTGCTTCTGCAGCACGTTCAATTGATGAAGAGAGAAGATTTTTTACGTTAGAACTTGAACGGCTGAAACAAGACCACGAGAAACAAGTTGAAGCATCTTTGCTTAGG TTAAGGGAATCGGAGGAGAAAGCAAAGCTTCTTGTTGAAGAGAGAGATCGCTTGCTTACAGAGAGAGATTCCGCTCTTCAAGAAGCTCAGATGTGGCGCTCGGAGCTAGGAAAAGCTAGAGGAAACGCTGTAATTCTAGAAGCGGCTGTTGTCAGAGCCGAAGAGAAAGCTAGGGTCTCAGCAGCAGATGCTGACATCCGCATAAAAGAAGCCATGAACCGACTTGAGTCTGCCACCAAAGAAAAGGAGGATCTCCTAGCCCTTGTGGATGCTCTACAATCCCAAATACAAAG GCAAGAGACTAGCACGATACAGGTCTGCGAAGAGAGCTCGGAACTCTGCTCGACTGCCTCGAAGCACATGGAGGATGATAACGTTGACAAAGCTTGCGTAAGCGATCCGGATTCAGTACCGGTTACGGAGAACGTTGTTGAGTTGGACGACGAGGGAGTCGACATCCCTACGGTCGGGGACACCGAATGGGACGATCCCCGTTCTTCCGAAGTGTCTGATGTAAGGGAAGTAACCACAGAACCCGAAGAAAACAGCTTGGATATTCCTGTCGATACTTGA
- the LOC100192518 gene encoding uncharacterized protein isoform X3, which produces MKISLRAALGSTTHKLTKGQLDDLTIMMETLRVKDDELHQLLQDIRARDSTINEIADKLQETAEAAETAASAARSIDEERRFFTLELERLKQDHEKQVEASLLRLRESEEKAKLLVEERDRLLTERDSALQEAQMWRSELGKARGNAVILEAAVVRAEEKARVSAADADIRIKEAMNRLESATKEKEDLLALVDALQSQIQRQETSTIQVCEESSELCSTASKHMEDDNVDKACVSDPDSVPVTENVVELDDEGVDIPTVGDTEWDDPRSSEVSDVREVTTEPEENSLDIPVDT; this is translated from the exons ATGAAGATTTCCCTACGGGCAGCTTTGGGCTCAACTACACATAAACTTACCAAAGGTCAATTAGATGATCTCACAATAATGATG GAGACCCTTCGAGTTAAAGACGACGAACTACACCAATTATTGCAGGATATTCGTGCACGCGATTCTACCATCAATGAAATTGCGGATAAATTACAGGAGACTGCAGAAGCAGCTGAAACAGCTGCTTCTGCAGCACGTTCAATTGATGAAGAGAGAAGATTTTTTACGTTAGAACTTGAACGGCTGAAACAAGACCACGAGAAACAAGTTGAAGCATCTTTGCTTAGG TTAAGGGAATCGGAGGAGAAAGCAAAGCTTCTTGTTGAAGAGAGAGATCGCTTGCTTACAGAGAGAGATTCCGCTCTTCAAGAAGCTCAGATGTGGCGCTCGGAGCTAGGAAAAGCTAGAGGAAACGCTGTAATTCTAGAAGCGGCTGTTGTCAGAGCCGAAGAGAAAGCTAGGGTCTCAGCAGCAGATGCTGACATCCGCATAAAAGAAGCCATGAACCGACTTGAGTCTGCCACCAAAGAAAAGGAGGATCTCCTAGCCCTTGTGGATGCTCTACAATCCCAAATACAAAG GCAAGAGACTAGCACGATACAGGTCTGCGAAGAGAGCTCGGAACTCTGCTCGACTGCCTCGAAGCACATGGAGGATGATAACGTTGACAAAGCTTGCGTAAGCGATCCGGATTCAGTACCGGTTACGGAGAACGTTGTTGAGTTGGACGACGAGGGAGTCGACATCCCTACGGTCGGGGACACCGAATGGGACGATCCCCGTTCTTCCGAAGTGTCTGATGTAAGGGAAGTAACCACAGAACCCGAAGAAAACAGCTTGGATATTCCTGTCGATACTTGA
- the LOC100192518 gene encoding uncharacterized protein LOC100192518 — protein MASNRSSSTVVGEMQSRLDRVRRQLSSTSTRHLLQGPLLKRSDTLRKWNERWVILDPATGKIEYKVNRSDKDVRGVVVFDSTSTVTLSPTNFHGLAKYDGCCFYIGTPQKKEYFLCAETPSAARAWVSTLHATQLVLQAHKEAVNSLGENGPAKLGTVATVVAVANATAIEATKEVEAAMKISLRAALGSTTHKLTKGQLDDLTIMMETLRVKDDELHQLLQDIRARDSTINEIADKLQETAEAAETAASAARSIDEERRFFTLELERLKQDHEKQVEASLLRLRESEEKAKLLVEERDRLLTERDSALQEAQMWRSELGKARGNAVILEAAVVRAEEKARVSAADADIRIKEAMNRLESATKEKEDLLALVDALQSQIQRSAVHNSIRLTSVSIQSEVSRNRILLEPA, from the exons ATGGCCTCGAACAGGAGCAGCAGCACG GTTGTGGGCGAGATGCAGAGCAGATTGGACCGGGTGCGGCGCCAGCTCTCCTCCACCTccacccgccacctcctccagggcCCTCTCTTGAAGCGGTCCGACACG CTAAGAAAGTGGAATGAGCGCTGGGTCATCCTTGATCCAGCAACTGGAAAGATAGAATACAA GGTCAATAGGAGTGACAAAGATGTTAGGGGAGTAGTCGTGTTCGATTCAACAAGCACAGTGACTTTGTCGCCTACGAACTTTCA TGGACTGGCAAAATACGATGGATGCTGTTTCT ATATTGGAACTCCACAGAAAAAGGAATACTTTCTTTGTGCAGAAACTCCCAGCGCTGCAAGAGCATGGGTATCCACTTTACA TGCGACTCAGTTGGTGCTACAGGCTCATAAGGAGGCCGTGAATTCATTGGGTGAGAATGGTCCTGCAAAATTGGGAACAGTTGCAACTGTTGTGGCTGTAGCCAATGCCACTGCAATTGAAGCAACAAAGGAGGTAGAAGCCGCAATGAAGATTTCCCTACGGGCAGCTTTGGGCTCAACTACACATAAACTTACCAAAGGTCAATTAGATGATCTCACAATAATGATG GAGACCCTTCGAGTTAAAGACGACGAACTACACCAATTATTGCAGGATATTCGTGCACGCGATTCTACCATCAATGAAATTGCGGATAAATTACAGGAGACTGCAGAAGCAGCTGAAACAGCTGCTTCTGCAGCACGTTCAATTGATGAAGAGAGAAGATTTTTTACGTTAGAACTTGAACGGCTGAAACAAGACCACGAGAAACAAGTTGAAGCATCTTTGCTTAGG TTAAGGGAATCGGAGGAGAAAGCAAAGCTTCTTGTTGAAGAGAGAGATCGCTTGCTTACAGAGAGAGATTCCGCTCTTCAAGAAGCTCAGATGTGGCGCTCGGAGCTAGGAAAAGCTAGAGGAAACGCTGTAATTCTAGAAGCGGCTGTTGTCAGAGCCGAAGAGAAAGCTAGGGTCTCAGCAGCAGATGCTGACATCCGCATAAAAGAAGCCATGAACCGACTTGAGTCTGCCACCAAAGAAAAGGAGGATCTCCTAGCCCTTGTGGATGCTCTACAATCCCAAATACAAAGGTCTGCCGTCCACAATTCTATCCGACTCACTTCTGTTTCCATCCAGTCGGAAGTTTCTCGAAACCGGATCCTTCTAGAGCCAGCTTGA